One Candidatus Omnitrophota bacterium genomic window carries:
- the thiS gene encoding sulfur carrier protein ThiS has translation MRIKINGRFHEIEGAGNLPELIKIKGLSERAIVIEYNHNIIPKDKWNEIILREGDIIEIVSFVGGG, from the coding sequence ATGCGGATAAAAATTAACGGCAGGTTCCATGAAATAGAGGGCGCCGGCAATCTGCCGGAGCTAATAAAGATAAAGGGGCTGTCCGAAAGGGCAATAGTTATAGAATATAATCATAATATTATCCCAAAGGACAAGTGGAACGAGATAATACTTAGAGAAGGCGATATTATTGAAATAGTCAGTTTTGTAGGGGGAGGATAG
- the thiE gene encoding thiamine phosphate synthase: protein MYMVKDSNLYLVLSSEYTKGRPAADIAYQAIQAGIDILQVREKTFSRGNFLSYAKDIRSLCRKRSVTFIVNDDPVAAKRLDADGVHLGQEDIIKYPLPLTRGILGRDRIIGISTHSVRQFLKAQEQDFDYIAFGPVFETKTKNYKIGTDGIGEVLSKSRKPVFFIGGINMSNIGTLASMGVKNIAVIRAITEADDVALEVKRLKTAIISLKTGPNYADKN from the coding sequence ATGTATATGGTAAAAGATAGTAACTTGTATCTTGTGTTGAGTTCGGAATATACCAAAGGAAGGCCTGCCGCGGACATTGCTTATCAGGCGATTCAGGCGGGCATAGATATCCTGCAGGTAAGAGAAAAAACGTTTTCACGCGGAAATTTTTTATCATACGCCAAAGATATCAGGTCATTGTGCAGAAAGAGATCTGTAACTTTTATTGTTAACGATGACCCCGTTGCCGCCAAAAGGCTTGATGCCGACGGAGTCCATCTGGGCCAGGAAGATATTATAAAATATCCACTGCCTTTAACACGCGGCATACTTGGCAGAGACAGGATAATAGGCATATCCACTCATTCTGTCCGGCAATTTCTTAAGGCGCAGGAGCAGGATTTTGATTATATAGCGTTTGGCCCCGTGTTTGAAACAAAGACAAAGAATTATAAGATAGGCACAGACGGCATAGGAGAGGTATTGTCAAAGAGCCGAAAGCCTGTTTTTTTTATAGGCGGTATCAATATGTCCAATATCGGCACGCTGGCCTCTATGGGAGTAAAAAACATAGCAGTCATACGGGCAATAACAGAAGCCGATGATGTCGCGCTTGAGGTAAAAAGGCTTAAAACAGCTATTATCAGCCTGAAAACCGGGCCAAACTATGCGGATAAAAATTAA